TGTAAAGAATTTCGAAGTACAGAAGGCAGAAATAGTAGAGGCCGGAGGATTAGGCCACGCTGAACAAAGAGAGCCAAAAAAGATAGTTTACCAAAATAGAAATATCCCCAGATACCAAGGAAACAGATTAACTCAACACAATATAGCTTCGGCGAATCCTACTAAAGTTTATTACAAAGGAGGTGTGCCAGTTTATCAAATACCAAGTAAAGGATCTCATAATTATAACCCATTACTCTCAGAATATAATGTTCTAGCACATAACGATTACGATACTGGCAGAATTGTACACAAACACATTCCAAAATCTCCGGGAATCCCATTTTTATCAGCGACGCGAAAGCCCTACTTAAATCTTTACGATGAGGAAACACCAAATGTTCGGTATTACATATCGGAAAAAGAACAGACTCCAAAATACAAATTAGTTCCCTACGAGCAAACACCTCCTGTTAAAGTccctgaaaatgaaaatatttacgaaatacCAAAAAAGCCAGTTCCAGTGTTGATACCCAAAGAGCAAGTTTACATACAGCCACGGCCCGCTCGTCCTCACTACATTTATGAGAATGTAAACGTCCAACCAAACATTGTCAGGAAACAACCGACGATTGTTTCTGAGAGTTACTACGAAAAACAACGACCATCGGCCGGCCTAGCACAACCTGTCATTGAAAGTGGCTTCAAACCAATCCTCCATTCCCCACACTATACTCAAGAGCCTACAATTTACCAGACTAGAATACCAGAGACaattatttcagaaaataacTACCAAAAACAGCAAGAAGTTAAAATAGAATCGGAGCCTGGAAACTATGAAGATTTTAAGCCAAATTACTATCAGTATGTTGTAGAACAGACTACGCAAGAGCCTCCACGAGCCACGACATCATCAAACAAAATACCGTTGGCCGCATTACTTAATTCATTGCAATTAAACAAATCTATTCCGAAGCCCATCACTAAAGAGAACGTAGGATCTTCAATTAGAACTCTACTGCAagtgttaaacattttaaaggcAGTGCCACAGCAAAATAATCCTGAATCGCCAGCTTTAAGTACACCTAAGCCGTTTGTGGCTCCTAAGTTAGTTAAAATACCTCCGAAACCAGTGATAAAGGAACATCCTATTGCTGCTAGCGACGAAGGTTTGGAAGAAGAACCTTATCTGGCGCCAGTGAACACCCCGTCCCAACATCTTGATGGTGAgttacttacattaaaatagaGTAGTCATAGGTAGAGCCGGTGTAACATTAACGCAGGAACAACTTAACTGCCCTCTTTATCACGAATATTATAAGCGGTCCATCACTTTGACGACGTAATAATACCCTACTTGACCTTCTTTTAACGTAAATTCGCTTGTGTTAAGGTTAAACAGTTTTTCACACTGGCAAGTCGTTTTTGCtggcataaaaatatgttttaagcaTTCACGAGTTGAGTATCATTGTTTTAGAGTAGGTAAGCTGTTGACACATTTAGGTGATAGATTTAGGAGATGGCTTCACGCTTAAACTCGCAGTTCCCGTGATTCTGATAAAAGATACATGTTTAGATTTTAAACTAGGaatttgtaccaaattttatatccAAGTCTTACTTTAAGTGTTTTCCTTGCTATTCCAGATAATCCACACTCTAGTGGCGGATCCAGCCAGCAGTTCCCATTGCAGCAAAGCTCTGATGAAGAAGGCGGAACTCCTGGCCATCCAGGTGTAGATTATCCGATCCTTACCACAATCCCGGAGACCAGTTTCAACTGCAAGACTCAGCGATACAAAGGTTTCTTTGCAGACCCCGAGACCCGCTGTCAGGTAATTTGTAACGCAtaagaatgtttataaaaaatcgGTGTTACATAGGGAAAGTAGGTCGGCCAACTGTCGGCGTGTCTATGCATGTTGCATTTGTGGTAATCAGTTGCCCACCCTAAAGGATGTCTCCCTAAATGGAAGAGGCCAATAAGACTACTTTTTAGGTGTCATATTAGTTCTTGCCTGTGTGAGAAAAAGGTGTGTTGTAATTAGATACAAACTAGACCTGATTGAATATTTAGGTGAATTTTTAGTTCGAGGATATATTTACCAACTAGAAACAACTGGGGAACTTATGTCATGTTACTGTTGTCGTTGGAGTGCTTTTAATTCCTATTATTGCTTCTTTCTTGCAGGTATGGCATTATTGTGATCTCAACGGCGGTCAAGCATCGTTCTTGTGCCCGAATGGCACCATATTCTCGCAGGCTGGATTGACTTGCGACTGGTGGTTCAATGTGCGCTGTGCGCAAACCACACAACTGTACGTGCTAAACGAGAGCCTCTACAAATACATCCTTCCACATTCACCCAAGTTCCCGGAGGATTACAGCGGACCATTAGTTGATAAGTAAGCAATTTagtaattatatgaatattcCTCTCTTAATACAAATCAGAATTTTTAAGTGTGTAAAGCCATAGGAATATTGTATACTTATACTGCCCCCGGGTTTGGGTCGAAATCTGAACTAATTCAATATTCCagcattaactatttttaattttcagataTCTGACACTCAAATTCAAAGAAATGgaagaagaatttaaaaagaacaaaaacaagcACGCGTCTTCTGAAAAGGAGGACTCAGATGAAGAATCGGAAGAATCTAGCGAAGATTCTACCGAGAAAGACAATTCTGGTGAATCGAGTGAGGAAACTGAGAAAAGTCGAGGAGACGAAAGACCAGCCAGCGAAGTCAGTGTTATAGTGGATTCTCCCGGAGAAAGCGGGAAAGTGGAGCGATTACAAGacgaataataatgtattaatctAGATTTAAGATCTTTAGAAATAAGGGTTTAGCTATAGTGCTGCCACTTGCAGATCTGTACCCAGAAAAACTTATCTAAGAGATTTTTGGGAGAAATTTGGTCGTGCCTTTAAGAAATCCTTAGTGCTTTTTTTACCTACAAgaaaatttttaaataggtaatgtAGTGAAGCTTTTTAGTTATACTTATATACAATTTATGCCAGTTTAAGTGACCGCTTTAAATAGTGGATCGTAGCAGGCACCAGTGTTACCTATTGTTAATAACAGCAGCTTCggttttttttctgaagtcATTTAATTTGACCATAAAACGACAGTGAATCTTACTTTTCAACCTGAAACCTTTTTAGGGATACCTACTGGTAGACGTAGTGGACACAAGCCTCTGTGTTTTCATATGTAAATgtatatagaaacaaaataatctgTGATAGGCGGAATTCCGTGTAAGTATCTGACTAGTTGATTATAACAAGTGTGACTGATTATGTTGCCAGCTACTAGTGAATGCAGATTAATTTATAGGTATGTAGTATTGCCATCATCACTGTATACTTCTTTCGTAAATTATCTTATTGATAGAGAATTAAACTTGCCATATGTTGCCATGTTTAATTCATTTTGGATGTGTGTGTGAAAATTGTTTGCGTCACAAgtacgtatttataataaaaatgttagtatttatAGTAGAATACTCATAGTGATATTTGTGCAATGTATATATAAAATCAcactttttgtgtattttgccattaaaaataatgaataaaatgtgcaataaactattttgtataaatgttgtttgtatttttaagccAAAAGAAACACCGGTTTGAAGTGATGtagttatgtatttatttagagcAATAAATtagtgaattatttttataatcatgcTAGTAAAGTTATTACTTTACTCTTAGAaccttaaaacattttattataaaatcagttGCCAAACAAATAGAACaataagataattaaaactatcataataaaataatgaaaggaaCAACACATGTcaacgataaaataatattaactagaGATTGGGTGACTAGCCAAGCACTTTATAACAGGTGACTTTACATCGCTATGTTAACTAACCTACATTCTTAGATTGGGACTTATGA
This sequence is a window from Trichoplusia ni isolate ovarian cell line Hi5 chromosome 8, tn1, whole genome shotgun sequence. Protein-coding genes within it:
- the LOC113496307 gene encoding uncharacterized protein LOC113496307 translates to MDYKMEIVALLICVIPACITSITITSNGNSPEIKMVGGMMVDAQTGFVPMESKIEETTIKVSRAKKRKSNNSNSTKLSINERYRRLIPYMTFYYANDLATPTTDNVKNFEVQKAEIVEAGGLGHAEQREPKKIVYQNRNIPRYQGNRLTQHNIASANPTKVYYKGGVPVYQIPSKGSHNYNPLLSEYNVLAHNDYDTGRIVHKHIPKSPGIPFLSATRKPYLNLYDEETPNVRYYISEKEQTPKYKLVPYEQTPPVKVPENENIYEIPKKPVPVLIPKEQVYIQPRPARPHYIYENVNVQPNIVRKQPTIVSESYYEKQRPSAGLAQPVIESGFKPILHSPHYTQEPTIYQTRIPETIISENNYQKQQEVKIESEPGNYEDFKPNYYQYVVEQTTQEPPRATTSSNKIPLAALLNSLQLNKSIPKPITKENVGSSIRTLLQVLNILKAVPQQNNPESPALSTPKPFVAPKLVKIPPKPVIKEHPIAASDEGLEEEPYLAPVNTPSQHLDDNPHSSGGSSQQFPLQQSSDEEGGTPGHPGVDYPILTTIPETSFNCKTQRYKGFFADPETRCQVWHYCDLNGGQASFLCPNGTIFSQAGLTCDWWFNVRCAQTTQLYVLNESLYKYILPHSPKFPEDYSGPLVDKYLTLKFKEMEEEFKKNKNKHASSEKEDSDEESEESSEDSTEKDNSGESSEETEKSRGDERPASEVSVIVDSPGESGKVERLQDE